A stretch of the Sphingobacterium thalpophilum genome encodes the following:
- a CDS encoding YaiO family outer membrane beta-barrel protein — protein sequence MKKVLYPLLPLVLLPLFSVAQESTITADDLFLKARKVAFDTKDYPQAIQLAKQALTQAPDYTDIRIFLGRLYTWSDKIDSARTIFTDLDNKKTTDEDFFLAYAALEYWNNQADRATEITDRGLNIHPESQDLLLLKAKINYSTNHYEVAENAVRQLLKINPKNADARSLAKNIEEYTAKNAVGLTYNFVYFDKQFDDNWHILGLSYKRATNFGSLIFRTNYANKFAENGVQFELEAYPRLSKMFYLYLGAGYSNNVGIFAKYRTGASIYANLPNSFEAEVGYRQLYFSDNIWMYTASVGKYYQNYWFNLRTYLTPDEKNISQSYTGTVRYYTKGANDYLGFIIGTGLSPEENRNNLLDNALYKLKTFKIGGEYNLSVRQSNLFSVSCTYYNQEFRPNEKGNQLDIILGYIRKF from the coding sequence TATTCTCCGTCGCGCAGGAGAGCACAATCACGGCAGATGACCTATTTTTGAAAGCCCGAAAAGTAGCTTTTGACACGAAGGATTATCCGCAGGCCATTCAACTGGCAAAGCAAGCACTCACCCAAGCTCCTGATTATACAGATATCCGTATTTTTCTGGGTCGGCTCTACACATGGTCCGACAAAATTGATTCCGCGCGAACGATCTTTACCGATCTGGATAACAAAAAAACTACAGATGAAGACTTTTTTCTGGCCTATGCCGCTCTGGAGTATTGGAACAACCAGGCTGATAGGGCAACTGAAATAACCGATAGGGGCCTCAATATACATCCTGAGTCTCAGGATCTGCTGCTGCTTAAAGCAAAAATCAACTACAGCACAAACCATTATGAGGTAGCCGAAAATGCTGTGCGACAGTTGTTGAAAATCAATCCAAAAAATGCTGACGCGAGATCGCTTGCCAAAAACATAGAAGAATATACCGCAAAAAATGCGGTCGGCCTAACCTACAACTTCGTCTATTTTGATAAGCAATTCGATGACAACTGGCATATCCTGGGCTTGAGTTACAAAAGGGCGACCAACTTTGGATCTCTTATTTTCAGAACGAATTATGCGAATAAATTTGCAGAAAATGGTGTGCAGTTTGAGCTGGAAGCATATCCACGTCTTTCAAAAATGTTTTACCTGTACTTAGGAGCGGGATACTCCAACAATGTGGGCATTTTTGCCAAATACCGGACTGGAGCATCGATTTATGCTAATCTTCCCAACAGTTTCGAAGCGGAAGTAGGCTACCGTCAGCTTTATTTTAGCGACAATATCTGGATGTATACAGCCTCAGTAGGCAAGTATTATCAAAACTATTGGTTCAACTTACGAACCTATCTTACTCCAGATGAGAAAAATATCTCACAGTCCTATACAGGCACTGTCCGTTATTATACAAAGGGGGCAAACGATTATCTCGGTTTCATCATTGGTACCGGTCTAAGCCCCGAGGAAAACAGAAACAATCTATTGGATAATGCCTTATATAAACTAAAAACATTCAAAATAGGTGGTGAATATAACCTTTCAGTCCGGCAAAGCAATTTGTTTTCTGTCTCCTGCACCTACTACAACCAAGAATTCAGGCCAAACGAAAAAGGCAATCAATTAGATATTATTTTGGGCTATATTCGCAAATTTTAA